Proteins from a single region of Paraglaciecola sp. T6c:
- a CDS encoding LysR family transcriptional regulator, which translates to MDLKYSRTGIEFKHLRTVVAVAEAGSITKAAKLLYTAQPALSTQLQQLEHILGADLFVRTPKGMQVTEAGEQFLVHAKSILKYFSHAVAELKSSSKHVSGSFTIGCANSLANSIGANLMMSLKHRFPKLIPSIQALGGTALQQSVVAAELDFYITSSAIELSTSDRTVVHRAENLSLGSSLVEEIAVERFLICLPSDVDSATTSGGQEQVILQELPVEILETAPLCLFSEDHGISGIIDWLAQKHDLNISHYGYTNNTEIMIDLVLSGQCIVVLPSSFAELFTRRPSLRLHPLQGYRIERDIVLCYANDLEVSDTTRLVKELVGEVLRSALVHDVV; encoded by the coding sequence ATGGACTTAAAATATTCACGCACGGGCATAGAATTTAAGCATTTGCGCACGGTAGTTGCGGTTGCGGAAGCGGGCAGTATTACTAAAGCTGCTAAGTTGCTTTATACGGCGCAACCTGCGTTAAGCACGCAGTTACAGCAGCTAGAACACATTTTGGGGGCTGATTTATTTGTCCGAACACCAAAAGGAATGCAGGTCACTGAGGCCGGTGAACAGTTTTTGGTGCATGCAAAATCTATTCTTAAGTATTTTTCACATGCGGTGGCAGAACTCAAATCGAGTTCAAAGCACGTGTCAGGCTCGTTTACCATAGGTTGTGCTAATAGCCTTGCCAACTCCATTGGGGCGAATTTGATGATGAGTTTAAAGCATCGATTTCCCAAGCTAATACCATCCATTCAAGCTTTAGGTGGCACAGCGCTACAGCAGTCTGTCGTGGCAGCTGAGCTCGATTTTTATATTACCAGTTCAGCTATCGAGTTAAGTACAAGCGATCGCACTGTAGTGCATCGTGCTGAGAACTTGAGCCTCGGCTCTTCTTTGGTGGAAGAAATTGCCGTTGAGCGGTTCTTAATCTGCTTGCCAAGTGATGTGGATAGCGCAACAACCTCCGGCGGCCAAGAACAAGTTATTTTGCAAGAGTTGCCGGTTGAAATTCTCGAAACGGCGCCGCTGTGTTTGTTTTCAGAAGATCATGGCATATCAGGCATCATTGATTGGTTAGCACAGAAACACGACCTCAATATTTCCCACTATGGCTACACCAACAATACTGAGATCATGATTGATCTGGTGCTATCTGGGCAGTGTATCGTGGTGCTGCCATCATCTTTCGCTGAGTTGTTTACACGGCGGCCAAGCTTACGCCTGCATCCATTACAGGGTTATCGTATAGAGCGTGATATCGTGCTGTGTTATGCCAATGATTTAGAGGTCTCTGATACGACTAGATTAGTAAAAGAGCTGGTAGGTGAGGTGCTACGTTCTGCATTGGTTCACGATGTTGTGTAG
- a CDS encoding MarR family winged helix-turn-helix transcriptional regulator, whose translation MPKDDDILLDLNQFFPYQLSILAQQVTEFIAKIYEKHGLTRTDWRVLAAVGFHGEISARDICKFTRLEKMPVSRAIAKLIRAGLLLQHPGSLDRRTNVLNLTSEGAKVHQHIIPLVKAQEERLLEGLSTQEREQLKALTVKLGQQLEVATK comes from the coding sequence ATGCCCAAAGACGACGACATATTATTAGATTTAAATCAGTTTTTTCCGTATCAGCTGTCGATATTGGCGCAGCAAGTCACTGAATTTATAGCTAAAATATATGAAAAACACGGCTTAACGAGAACCGACTGGCGCGTGCTCGCTGCGGTTGGCTTTCATGGTGAAATATCCGCTCGAGACATATGCAAGTTCACACGATTAGAAAAGATGCCAGTGAGTCGTGCTATTGCAAAACTGATTCGAGCAGGCTTATTGCTACAACATCCGGGCTCCTTGGACCGGCGCACAAATGTGCTTAATCTAACGTCTGAGGGAGCGAAGGTGCATCAACACATTATTCCTTTGGTGAAGGCCCAGGAAGAACGTTTACTCGAGGGATTATCTACACAAGAGCGAGAACAATTGAAAGCGCTAACAGTCAAGCTAGGCCAACAATTAGAAGTGGCCACTAAATAA
- the fahA gene encoding fumarylacetoacetase, whose product MTLLNETHDIKLTSWVSSANRDGDFPIQNLPFATFRRKNSDERVRGGVAIGKYVIDMAALAQASNFTGLALKAAKAAAQTSLNELMDMGKEANSALRLALSRALRTEAREQEWLRDCLILQSDIEYAMPCTIGDYTDFYTSIHHATAVGSLFRPDNPLLPNYKWVPIGYHGRSSTIDISGQAFPRPVGQIKAPDAEAPVLAPCKRLDYEVEMGIFVGQSTTLGERIDISCAEDHVFGLCLFNDWSARDIQAWEYQPLGPFLAKNFASTISPWIVTIEALAPYRTQFERPESDPQPLPYLSSSENDMRGGLNIHLECLIQTEKMRNNDEDPYKISDSNFKYSYWTIAQLVAHHSVNGCTMRAGDLLGSGTQSGPEHEQAGSMLELSRGGKEAFKLGNGEKRTFLEDGDSVIMRGYCQKDGAARIGFGEVQGTVLPASL is encoded by the coding sequence ATGACCTTATTAAACGAAACCCATGATATTAAATTGACCAGCTGGGTAAGCTCGGCTAACCGAGACGGTGACTTTCCTATTCAGAATTTGCCTTTTGCCACGTTTCGCCGAAAAAATAGCGACGAACGCGTTCGAGGCGGTGTCGCTATTGGTAAATACGTCATTGATATGGCTGCACTCGCTCAAGCAAGCAATTTTACCGGCCTTGCACTAAAAGCAGCTAAAGCCGCCGCCCAAACGAGCTTGAACGAATTAATGGACATGGGTAAAGAAGCGAACTCCGCTTTGCGCCTAGCGCTGTCTCGCGCACTTCGCACCGAGGCCCGTGAACAAGAATGGTTGCGCGACTGCTTAATTTTACAAAGCGATATTGAGTATGCAATGCCTTGCACAATCGGTGATTACACTGATTTTTATACTTCAATTCACCATGCTACTGCTGTTGGTTCGCTTTTTCGCCCAGACAACCCCTTGCTACCAAACTACAAATGGGTACCGATTGGCTATCACGGCAGATCTTCCACCATTGATATTTCAGGGCAAGCGTTTCCGCGTCCTGTTGGCCAAATCAAAGCGCCTGATGCAGAAGCCCCCGTATTAGCGCCCTGTAAACGACTTGATTATGAAGTAGAGATGGGTATTTTCGTCGGCCAAAGCACCACCTTGGGCGAGCGAATCGATATCTCGTGCGCAGAAGATCACGTTTTCGGTTTATGCTTATTCAACGACTGGTCAGCACGCGATATTCAAGCCTGGGAGTACCAACCACTGGGGCCATTTCTCGCCAAAAACTTTGCATCTACCATTTCCCCATGGATTGTCACCATAGAGGCATTAGCCCCCTACCGAACCCAATTTGAACGCCCTGAAAGCGATCCGCAACCACTGCCGTACTTAAGCAGTAGCGAAAACGACATGCGAGGGGGATTAAACATTCATTTAGAGTGCCTGATTCAAACTGAAAAAATGCGTAACAACGATGAAGATCCATACAAGATAAGTGATAGTAATTTTAAGTACTCTTATTGGACGATTGCTCAGCTTGTTGCTCATCACAGTGTAAACGGCTGCACCATGAGAGCAGGAGACCTACTTGGGTCAGGTACACAGTCAGGGCCTGAGCACGAGCAGGCTGGCTCAATGCTAGAGCTATCTAGGGGCGGTAAGGAAGCATTCAAGCTGGGCAATGGGGAAAAGCGTACGTTTTTAGAAGACGGCGACAGCGTAATCATGCGTGGCTATTGCCAGAAAGACGGCGCAGCCCGTATCGGCTTTGGTGAAGTACAAGGCACTGTGCTGCCGGCAAGTCTTTAA